In one Nocardia tengchongensis genomic region, the following are encoded:
- a CDS encoding FAD-dependent oxidoreductase, producing MERTTCLIAGGGPAGMFLGLMLARAGVEVTVLEKHGDFLRDFRGDTVHPTTLDLIDALGLGEDFAKLPQRRLNTVQIPIGGRMVTLGSFAHIPGRHKYVAMVPQWDLLDLLARAGEVEPSFRLRMNTEAVDLLRTDNVVAGVRYRTADGATGEIHADLTVACDGRSSVLRAAAGLGVRAWPTPFDTWWFRIPRNDTDPSGLIPVVTAHRVVVMFDRGDYWQSATLIAKGSDADQRARHPVGEIMRSLAEVVPWLADRTDALHDWEQVKLLDVKLDRLDRWYTDGLLCLGDAAHAMSPIGGVGINLAVQDAVAAARILAPKLLSRTVTTADLARVQRRRLLPTAVVQGMQRIAHARVVRPAVAGRLSVSNAPRTPLSVRIFRRIPVLRSLPIYLVARGVRPEPTPDFARRP from the coding sequence ATGGAACGCACGACCTGTCTCATCGCCGGTGGGGGACCGGCGGGCATGTTCCTGGGGCTGATGCTGGCCCGCGCCGGCGTCGAGGTCACCGTGCTGGAGAAACACGGCGACTTCCTGCGCGACTTCCGCGGCGACACCGTGCACCCGACGACCCTCGACCTCATCGACGCCCTGGGACTGGGCGAGGACTTCGCGAAACTGCCGCAGCGACGGCTGAACACGGTGCAGATCCCGATCGGTGGCCGGATGGTGACGTTGGGTTCCTTCGCCCACATTCCGGGCCGTCACAAGTACGTGGCCATGGTGCCGCAGTGGGATCTGCTGGATCTGCTGGCGCGTGCCGGTGAGGTCGAACCGAGTTTCCGGTTGCGGATGAACACCGAGGCGGTGGACCTGCTGCGCACCGACAACGTGGTCGCGGGGGTTCGCTATCGCACCGCGGATGGGGCGACCGGGGAGATCCACGCCGATCTGACCGTGGCCTGCGACGGCCGCTCCTCGGTGCTGCGCGCGGCCGCCGGGCTCGGCGTCCGCGCCTGGCCGACGCCGTTCGACACCTGGTGGTTCCGGATTCCGCGCAACGACACCGATCCGTCCGGACTGATTCCGGTGGTCACCGCCCACCGGGTGGTGGTCATGTTCGATCGCGGCGACTACTGGCAGAGCGCGACACTCATCGCCAAGGGCAGCGACGCCGACCAGCGCGCCCGGCACCCGGTCGGCGAGATCATGCGCAGCCTGGCCGAGGTGGTGCCCTGGCTGGCCGACCGCACCGACGCCCTCCACGACTGGGAGCAGGTGAAACTTCTCGACGTGAAACTGGACCGGCTCGACCGCTGGTACACCGACGGCCTGCTGTGCCTCGGCGACGCCGCCCACGCCATGTCCCCGATCGGCGGTGTCGGCATCAACCTGGCCGTCCAGGACGCGGTGGCCGCGGCCCGCATCCTCGCCCCGAAACTGTTGTCGCGCACCGTCACCACCGCCGATCTGGCCCGCGTCCAGCGCCGCCGCCTGCTGCCGACCGCCGTGGTCCAGGGCATGCAGCGCATCGCCCACGCCAGGGTGGTGCGCCCCGCGGTGGCGGGACGGCTGAGCGTCTCCAACGCGCCGCGCACCCCCTTGTCGGTGCGGATCTTCCGTCGCATCCCGGTGCTGCGCAGCCTCCCGATCTACCTGGTGGCCCGCGGTGTCCGGCCCGAGCCCACCCCGGACTTCGCCCGCCGCCCCTGA
- a CDS encoding DUF4334 domain-containing protein, with translation MSSTLTEEIMMVAGSATEGARLRALMDGAATATQAWELFDSLPEVRVEDITTGRWRGAEVGTGHPWDGMLVETGWYGKQFDSADHVQPLLFAAPDGEIFPIDPRRVPLFLAGKVPVTALSPVRRSLGVLRPMLRTTASRARLRDLEFRGKSSAAMVYDHLPIIDIFRRVDADTLLGVMDMRGLDEPYFFVLHRDS, from the coding sequence ATGTCGTCGACTCTCACCGAGGAGATCATGATGGTTGCCGGCTCGGCGACGGAGGGCGCCCGCCTGCGCGCCCTGATGGACGGCGCGGCCACCGCCACCCAGGCGTGGGAGTTGTTCGACAGCCTGCCGGAGGTGCGCGTCGAGGACATCACCACCGGTCGCTGGCGCGGCGCGGAGGTGGGGACCGGTCACCCCTGGGACGGCATGCTCGTCGAAACAGGCTGGTACGGCAAGCAATTCGACAGCGCCGACCACGTACAGCCGCTGCTGTTCGCCGCCCCGGACGGCGAGATCTTCCCGATCGACCCGCGCCGGGTGCCGCTGTTCCTGGCGGGCAAGGTGCCGGTGACGGCGCTGTCGCCGGTGCGCCGCTCACTCGGGGTGCTGCGGCCCATGCTGCGGACGACCGCCTCGCGGGCCCGGCTGCGCGACCTGGAATTCCGGGGAAAGTCCAGTGCCGCAATGGTCTACGACCACCTGCCGATCATCGACATCTTCCGCCGCGTCGACGCGGACACCCTGCTCGGGGTCATGGACATGCGCGGGCTGGACGAGCCGTACTTCTTCGTCCTGCACCGCGACAGTTAG
- a CDS encoding PD40 domain-containing protein → MNRRTVSALLGALVLAAIAIGYGVFTGTRAQPAVAYEALNISPGPRILFRSTAAESKGHVAMVSAVDPGAARAVSKLECLRVAAAAGSGICLRPDGPLATFQAAILDADLTVTREIPLVGVPNRTRLSGDGRLVAWTVFVAGDSYNNGRFSTRAGLVDLTTGDMIDSLEFLAVVVDGRPYTAADLNFWGITFAADDNTFYATMSTDGRRYLVRGDIAAKTVRTIAQNVECPSLSADGKRIAFKSAVDGDPAKGWRLSVLDLASGVRTPLAETRSVDDQPAWLDSNTIGYAVSRGGGDADIWAVPSDGSGSPRLLVPHAESPAALG, encoded by the coding sequence GTGAACCGGCGTACGGTGTCGGCCCTGCTCGGGGCGCTGGTCCTGGCCGCGATCGCCATCGGCTACGGCGTGTTCACCGGGACGCGCGCGCAGCCCGCCGTCGCCTACGAGGCGCTGAACATCTCACCCGGGCCCCGAATCTTGTTCCGCAGCACCGCGGCCGAGAGCAAGGGCCATGTGGCGATGGTGTCCGCCGTTGATCCGGGTGCGGCGCGCGCGGTGTCGAAGCTCGAATGCCTGCGGGTGGCCGCGGCGGCCGGTAGCGGCATCTGCCTGCGGCCCGACGGCCCGCTGGCCACCTTCCAGGCCGCCATCCTGGACGCCGATCTGACCGTGACGCGGGAGATCCCGCTGGTCGGCGTCCCGAACCGCACCCGATTGTCCGGCGACGGGCGGCTGGTGGCCTGGACGGTGTTCGTGGCGGGCGACTCCTACAACAACGGCCGCTTCTCCACCCGCGCCGGACTGGTCGACCTCACGACCGGCGACATGATCGATTCCCTGGAGTTCCTGGCGGTCGTGGTGGACGGCCGCCCCTACACCGCGGCCGATCTCAACTTCTGGGGCATCACCTTCGCCGCGGACGACAACACCTTCTACGCCACCATGTCCACCGACGGCCGCCGCTACCTGGTGCGGGGCGATATCGCGGCGAAGACCGTCCGCACCATCGCCCAGAACGTGGAATGCCCGTCGTTGTCGGCGGACGGCAAGCGGATCGCGTTCAAGTCGGCCGTCGACGGCGACCCTGCGAAGGGCTGGCGGCTCTCGGTGCTGGACCTGGCCTCGGGCGTGCGCACCCCGCTGGCCGAAACCCGCAGCGTCGACGACCAACCGGCGTGGCTGGACTCGAACACCATCGGCTACGCGGTCTCGCGCGGCGGTGGCGACGCCGATATCTGGGCGGTTCCGTCGGATGGCTCGGGCAGTCCGCGGCTGCTCGTCCCGCACGCCGAATCCCCGGCGGCCCTGGGCTGA